In the genome of Streptomyces sp. SAI-127, the window CCGGCCGGTGCACGACTGAGAGGTCAGTACGTGGCCGCCGTACCGAGATACTGCTCCGCGAAGGCCGCCGCGGCGGCAGGTGAGGTGAACAGGCGGCGGAGGCGGGCGAAGGTGGTGCCCGCTCGGTACTCGTCGCCCGACGAAGTGCCGTGGTAGACCTCGGAGAGCCACTGCGAGAACTCCTGGTAGTCCCACACGCGCCGCAGACAGGCCTCCGAGTAGGCGTCGAGGCCGCTGCCGTCGCCCTTGCCGAGGTAGGCGACGAGCGCGTCGCCGAGCAGGAAGGCGTCGTGCAGGGCGAGGTTCATGCCCTTCGCCGCTATGGGCGCGGTGAGGTGGGCGGAGTCCCCGGCGAGGAAGAGCCTGCCGAACGTCATGGGCTCGACCACGTAGTTGTGCATGTCCAGGACGCGCTTCTCGATCAGCCGGCCCTCGGTGAGCGGCGGGGTGCCGTCCGCGCCCAGCCGCTGCTGGAGTTCGGCCCAGACGCGGTCGTGGGACCAGTTCTCGGGGTCGTCGCCGGGCGGGCACTCCAGGTAGTAGCGGGTGACCTCGGGGCTGCGGGCCATGTGCCCGGCGAAACCGTTCGGGTGGATGCCGAACAGGACGCAGTCCGAGGACGGCGGCGCCTCGGCGAGCAGCGCCAGCCAGCCGACGCCGTAGTCGTGCCGGGCGATGCTCGCGGTCTCCGGGAGGACGGTGCGGGTCACCCCGCGGGCCCCGTCGCAGCCCGCCACGAACTCGCAACCGACCAGCTGCCGTTCGCCCGTGGCGGCATCGGTGTACGACACCGACGGCCGGGGTGTCTCCAGGTCGTGCAGCTGGACGTCCTGGACGCCGAAGCGGATCTCGCCGCCCCGTACGTCGGCGTACTCGCGCACCAGGTCCGTCACCAACAGCGGCTGCGGATACACGAAGTGGTGCTGTCCCGTCAGCTCGCCGTAGGCGAAGCGGAAGCGGTCGCCCGCGAAGCGGAACTCGCACTCGGTGTGCAACTGGGCGCGCTCCAGCAGGGCGTCGGCGAGGCCGCGCCGCTGCAGAGCACGAACGGCCCACTCCTCGATGACGCCCGCCCGCGGCCGCTGCTCGATGAACTCGCGGGTCTCCACCTCCAGCACGAGGCAGTCCACACCCTCGGCTCGCAGGACGTTGCCGATGGTGAGTCCGGCGGGTCCGGCGCCGACGATGACGACCGGAAAGCGTTGTGGAGCACCGGAGTTGGCGTGGGAGGCGGAGGTCACCCGAACATTATGTCGGTGCCCTGGGGAGGGCGGGAGCGGTGCCGGGGCTCCTCCACACGCGGAGGCGCCCCGTCCGGAGTGTCTCCTCAGTGCGCGGGCGCCTCGGTGACGACGACCTCGGCGATGCTCCGCTCGATGTCCTCGGGTCGGGAGGCGGTCGCCTTCGCCCAGTAGTAGATCACCAGCGAGAAGGCGGTGACGACCAGCATGTCCCACCACAGGCCCAGGTGTCCCTGGCCGCCGAAGCCGCCCTGCCAGGAGATCAGGCCGAGACCGAGCAGGTAGACCGGCAGCCACTGTGCGGCCTTCCAGTCGAGCCGGGGAGCGTCGGGCAGTTCGTTGGCCACCGCGTACCAGGCGTAGACGCCGAGCAGGAGGTAGCCGAGGACGATGGCCACCCCGAGCCGCCACAGGGTGTCCCAACCCGCCCAGTAGATGATCAGGTTGGCCACCACGAACGACAGCGGGGCGAGCACCTTGCCGGCGGGGAGCCGGTACGGGCGCTCCAGGTGAGGCATCCGCTCGGCGAACACGCCATATGCGAGCGGCGCGCCGGCGTACATGAGGACACTCGCCGAGGTGATGAAGCCGACCAGCTCCTGCCAGCTGGGGAAGGGCAGGAAGCAGACCACGCCCGTCACGAAGGACATGATCAGTCCGAACCACGGCACGCCTCGCCGGTCGGTACGGGCGAACACCTTCGGCAGGTAGCCGTTCTTGGCCAGACCGAAGGAGACGCGGGAGGTCGCGGTCGTGTAGATCAAGCCGGTGCCGCCGGGGGAGACCACTGCGTCGAGGTACAGAATCACGCTCAGCCAGCCGAGGCCCACCAGGGTCGCAAGGCCGGCCCAGGGTCCGCTGATGCCCTCGAAGTTCAGCTTGGCCCAGCCGTGGGCGAAGGCGGAATGCGGGAGGGCGACGATGAACACCAGCTGGAGCAGGACGTAGATGACGGCGCCGATCGCGACCGAGCCGAGCGTCGCCCGGGGCAGGTCCCGCTTCGGGTCACGGCTCTCGCCGGCGAGCTGGATCGCCTGCTCGAAGCCCAGTAGCGCGAAGATGATGCCGCTGGAACTGATCGCGCTCAGCACGCCCTTGGCGCCGAACGGCGCGAATCCCTCCGAAGTGAAGTTGCCCGGATGGAAGTTGCCGATCGCGATGACGAAGATGGCGGCGAGCGGCACCGCGATCTTCCACCAGGTGGCCGCGCTGTTGGTGAACGCGAGTACTCGGACGCCGAGGAAGTTGACGGCGACGAACACGGCCATGAGGAACACGGCGACCGCGAGACCACTGGCGGTGAGCGTGCCGTCGGCGTGCTGGAAGCCCTTCGCCCAACTCCAGTGCCCGGCATACCCGATCATGGCCTCGACCTCGATCGGTGCCACGGTCGCCGCCTGGAGCCAGGAGAACCAGCCGAAGGACATTCCGGCCAGGCCGCCGAAAGCGTAGTGCGGATAGCGTGCGGTACCGCCCGCCACCGGGAACATGCCGCCCAGTTCTGCGTGCACCAGGGCCAGCAGGACGATGGCGACCGCGCCGATGATCCACGAGATGATCGCCGCGGGGCCGGCCATGACGACCGCCTTTTCGGCGCCGTAGAGCCAGCCCGAGCCGATGATGGACCCCACCGAGGCCCACATGAGGCCGATCAGTCCCACGTCCCGCCGCAGGCCGCCGCCCGGCTTCCCCTTTGTCTCAGGTGCTGAATCGACGCTTACCATAAATTAAGGGGCCTCTCACGAATTACATACATTTACTGTGTGAGCGGCCCCAGGTTACGAATCAACCGCCTTTGGCTTAAAGGCGGTTGTCGTATATTTGACTTCTTTACGGGGAATTCCTTGCGAGCGTTTCAGGAATTCGGGAAGGACATCAGTGCAGGCGGGGGATCTCGATCGCCGGGCACCGGTCCATGACCATGTCGAGGCCGGCGGCGCGGGTGCGGGCGTAGGCCGCCTCGTCGATGACGTCCAACTGGAACCAGACGGCCTTCGCGCCCTTGGCCACGGCCTCGTCGGCGACCGCTCCCGCGAGGTCGCTGTTCACGAACACGTCGACGACGTCCACGTCGAAAGGGATCTCCGCGAGGGAGGCGTACCCCTGCTCGCCGTGCACCGTCTCCGCCTTGGGGTGGACCGGCACGATCCGCTTGCCGTGGCGCTGGAGCACTTCGGCGACGCCGTAGGCCGCGCGCCGCTGGTTGGACGACAGGCCGACGATCGCCCAGGTGTCGCCGAGCTCGGTGAGGATCCTGCGGACAGTTGCTGAGTCGCCGTGCACGCTCGGCTCCTTGCTCTGGATACGAGGACTGTTGTGATCGGGAAACAGCCGGCGGGCGCGGTTTGATTCCGGGCGGTCCTGTCTGGACGCCGGTCCATCGACTGCCTGTCGCGGGGGCTTTCGGCCAGTCCCGCACGGTCTGCGGCCAGGGCGAGAAGTCCGGTTCATGGACGTTGGATCAGGGCCACGAGTCCGAAGACCTTCCACCCCCTGCACGTCGATGAATGGGCCGAGGGAGTGGCTGTGGGTGGTTGAATCCCGTACCCGTGTCCGGAATACCGGTCAGTCACCTGCGCGGTGCCCTTCGTCCGCCTACGCTCGGCCCGTGCTGCGTATCACCGACGCCCGGACCGGCCGGCCCGTAGACGCCGTCGTCGCCCGCAGGGGCCTGACCCGGGTCGAAGCCCATGTACGGGGCTACGACATCTCCGCTCTCCGAGTCCTGCTCGTCGCGGATCTCCTGGTCAGGGCCCTGGAAATCGGCGGCACGCCCGTGTGGGCGCTGCTCAGCGGCGACCGTGAACAGGCGGAGCTGCACGCGGGCGCCGCCGCCCTGGGCATCCGGCCCTTCGAGGACCGCCGGGACGTCGGCCCCGGGTGGGGCGAGTCCCAGGTCGTCCATGTGGTGGCAGAGGGCGGCGCGGCTCCGGACGGCGTACGGGTCGCCGTCGCGCCCGTCGAGACGCCGGACATTCCGGAGGGCGCCGACCCCGCCGTGGTCCGCCTCGCCCTGCTCGTCCCGCCCCGGAGCACGCCCGCACGGCTCGACGAGGAAATCCTGGGCGAGGCCCACGACACCCTCGCACGCTGGCGCCGGGCCGTCGCCGCCTGGGCACGGCATCCGTCACGGCCCGTCCCCGACGAGGTGCGCGGACGGCTCCGTACCGCCTGGGAGGACGACCTGGACGTACCCGAGGTGTTGAAGGTGCTGCGGTGGGTCGAGGAGTCGGACCTGCCGGAAGGCGCCCGGTTCGAGACGTACGCCCACGCGGACCGGCTGCTCGGTCTCGACCTCACCCGCGACCTGGGATCCCCGGCGTGACGGCGCGCACCGGAGCGGGCCCGCTGCGCCGCCTGGTCGTGCTGAGACACGCCAAGTCCGCCTGGCCCGAGGGCGTCGCCGACCACGACCGCCCACTGGGACCCCGCGGCCGCCGGGACGCGCCCGAGGCGGGCCGCGCCCTCGCCGCCTCCGACCTGCTCCCCGACCTCGCCCTGTGCTCCACCGCCGTACGCGCCCGGCAGACCTGGGAGCTGGCGTCCGCCCAGTGGGGCACCCCACCGCCGGTACGCCTCGACCCGGAGCTGTACGGGGCCGACGTACCGGAGCTGCTCGCGGCCGTGCACGAGGCACCTCCCCAGGTCGTGACGCTGCTCCTCGTGGGACACAACCCCGGTCTGGAGGAACTCGTCCTCACGCTGGCCGGGGACAGCCTCGACGACGCTCTGGACGTGGTGCGCGTGAAGTTCCCGACCTCGGCGATCGCGGTGCTGACCTGGCACGGCACGTCCTGGCGGACCCTGGAGCCGGGGACGGCACTGCTCACGTCCGTGATGGTGCCGCGGGGCAGAAGGCCATGAGCCGGCCCGTCGGGACGCCCTCACCGACGGATTAGGCTGACCGGATGCAGGACGAGTACCGCACAGTGGCCCGCGCGGGTGTGCACGAGACCGAGGTCAACCGCTCCCGCTTCCTGTGCGCCCTCGCCCCGGCGGCCACCGAGAAGGAGGCCCAGGACTTCATCGCGTCCGTCCGCAAGGAGCACGCCGACGCCACCCACAACTGCTACGCGTACGTCATCGGCGCCGACGCCGCGATCCAGAAGGCGAGCGACGACGGCGAACCCGGCGGCACCGCAGGCGTTCCCATGCTCCAGATGCTGCTGCGCCGCGACATGCGGTACGTCGTCGCCGTCGTCACCCGCTACTACGGCGGCGTCAAGCTCGGCGCGGGCGGCCTGATCAGGGCGTACGGCGGCGCGGTCGGCGAGGCCCTGGACGCGGTCGGCACCCTCACCCGCCGCCGGTTCCGCCTCGCCACGGTGACCGTCGACCACCAGCGCGCCGGCAAGGTGCAGAACGACCTGCACTCGACCGGACGCGAGGTGCGGGACGTGTGGTACGGCGAGGCCGTCACCATCGAGATCGGGCTGCCGGACGCCGACGTGGACGCCTTCCGGGGGTGGCTCGCCGACGCCACCGCGGGGACGGCCGGGTTCGAGCTGGGCGGGGAGGCCTACGGGGACGCGTGAGTCAGGTGGGCGAGGGCTCAGGCGTCAGGTCCTCCTCGCCGATCTGCGTGCCCGACTGGTAGATGGTCACGACATTGCCGTGTATCTCGTACCGGTAGGGGCCGTTGCGGGCCTCGTAGCCCTCGCTCGTCCGCTCCGCC includes:
- a CDS encoding YigZ family protein — protein: MQDEYRTVARAGVHETEVNRSRFLCALAPAATEKEAQDFIASVRKEHADATHNCYAYVIGADAAIQKASDDGEPGGTAGVPMLQMLLRRDMRYVVAVVTRYYGGVKLGAGGLIRAYGGAVGEALDAVGTLTRRRFRLATVTVDHQRAGKVQNDLHSTGREVRDVWYGEAVTIEIGLPDADVDAFRGWLADATAGTAGFELGGEAYGDA
- a CDS encoding histidine phosphatase family protein, with amino-acid sequence MTARTGAGPLRRLVVLRHAKSAWPEGVADHDRPLGPRGRRDAPEAGRALAASDLLPDLALCSTAVRARQTWELASAQWGTPPPVRLDPELYGADVPELLAAVHEAPPQVVTLLLVGHNPGLEELVLTLAGDSLDDALDVVRVKFPTSAIAVLTWHGTSWRTLEPGTALLTSVMVPRGRRP
- a CDS encoding 4-hydroxybenzoate 3-monooxygenase, whose translation is MTSASHANSGAPQRFPVVIVGAGPAGLTIGNVLRAEGVDCLVLEVETREFIEQRPRAGVIEEWAVRALQRRGLADALLERAQLHTECEFRFAGDRFRFAYGELTGQHHFVYPQPLLVTDLVREYADVRGGEIRFGVQDVQLHDLETPRPSVSYTDAATGERQLVGCEFVAGCDGARGVTRTVLPETASIARHDYGVGWLALLAEAPPSSDCVLFGIHPNGFAGHMARSPEVTRYYLECPPGDDPENWSHDRVWAELQQRLGADGTPPLTEGRLIEKRVLDMHNYVVEPMTFGRLFLAGDSAHLTAPIAAKGMNLALHDAFLLGDALVAYLGKGDGSGLDAYSEACLRRVWDYQEFSQWLSEVYHGTSSGDEYRAGTTFARLRRLFTSPAAAAAFAEQYLGTAATY
- a CDS encoding CoA-binding protein; protein product: MHGDSATVRRILTELGDTWAIVGLSSNQRRAAYGVAEVLQRHGKRIVPVHPKAETVHGEQGYASLAEIPFDVDVVDVFVNSDLAGAVADEAVAKGAKAVWFQLDVIDEAAYARTRAAGLDMVMDRCPAIEIPRLH
- a CDS encoding APC family permease; the protein is MVSVDSAPETKGKPGGGLRRDVGLIGLMWASVGSIIGSGWLYGAEKAVVMAGPAAIISWIIGAVAIVLLALVHAELGGMFPVAGGTARYPHYAFGGLAGMSFGWFSWLQAATVAPIEVEAMIGYAGHWSWAKGFQHADGTLTASGLAVAVFLMAVFVAVNFLGVRVLAFTNSAATWWKIAVPLAAIFVIAIGNFHPGNFTSEGFAPFGAKGVLSAISSSGIIFALLGFEQAIQLAGESRDPKRDLPRATLGSVAIGAVIYVLLQLVFIVALPHSAFAHGWAKLNFEGISGPWAGLATLVGLGWLSVILYLDAVVSPGGTGLIYTTATSRVSFGLAKNGYLPKVFARTDRRGVPWFGLIMSFVTGVVCFLPFPSWQELVGFITSASVLMYAGAPLAYGVFAERMPHLERPYRLPAGKVLAPLSFVVANLIIYWAGWDTLWRLGVAIVLGYLLLGVYAWYAVANELPDAPRLDWKAAQWLPVYLLGLGLISWQGGFGGQGHLGLWWDMLVVTAFSLVIYYWAKATASRPEDIERSIAEVVVTEAPAH